The following are from one region of the Rosettibacter firmus genome:
- a CDS encoding metal-dependent transcriptional regulator, giving the protein MNLIFLSGILVLIIAFFMLKKYLSKLNDMKKYREKVLFEDALKYMFDCEFKLSECTIDSLKETLLINEETARQLIYKLEKLGLVTEQNNIVRLTDLGRENALKIVRIHRLLERYLAEKTNIKETEWHRIAEEKEHEIDIEDANKISIELGNPLLDPHGDPIPNEKGNIHFRKQIFLDELDEGKYAQILHIEDEPDEIFSVINSHKIYPDMKLKIIKKFKDEIIIEVEGREIKLSTEVAKNISVKEIEESNYSKINVKPLSSLKTGEIAEVNYLSKALRGEQRRRLLDLGIVPGTKIKPVLESIGKEPVAYEVRGTLIALRKNQAENIFVKEIK; this is encoded by the coding sequence ATGAATCTGATTTTTTTATCTGGAATACTTGTTCTGATTATTGCTTTTTTTATGTTAAAAAAATATCTCTCAAAATTAAATGATATGAAGAAGTATAGAGAGAAAGTATTATTTGAAGATGCTCTTAAGTACATGTTTGATTGTGAATTTAAACTAAGCGAATGTACAATTGATAGTTTAAAAGAAACCTTATTAATTAATGAAGAGACAGCCAGACAGCTGATATATAAATTAGAAAAATTAGGTCTTGTGACTGAGCAAAATAATATAGTTCGATTAACAGATTTGGGAAGAGAAAATGCTCTAAAGATAGTTCGTATACATAGATTATTAGAAAGATATCTGGCTGAAAAAACAAATATAAAAGAAACTGAATGGCATCGAATAGCAGAAGAAAAAGAGCATGAAATTGATATTGAAGATGCAAATAAAATTTCCATTGAACTTGGTAATCCATTATTAGATCCTCATGGCGATCCAATACCAAATGAAAAGGGAAATATTCACTTCAGGAAACAAATATTCCTTGATGAATTAGATGAAGGGAAATATGCTCAAATATTGCACATAGAAGATGAACCAGATGAAATTTTTTCAGTGATTAATTCGCATAAGATTTATCCAGATATGAAATTGAAGATTATTAAAAAATTCAAAGATGAAATTATTATTGAAGTAGAAGGAAGAGAAATTAAGTTATCTACAGAAGTAGCAAAAAATATAAGCGTCAAAGAGATAGAAGAAAGTAATTACTCGAAAATAAATGTAAAACCTCTTTCTTCATTAAAAACAGGAGAGATTGCAGAGGTTAACTATTTATCTAAAGCTCTGCGTGGAGAACAAAGAAGAAGACTGCTTGATTTGGGTATAGTGCCGGGCACAAAAATAAAACCAGTGTTAGAAAGTATTGGAAAAGAACCAGTAGCATACGAAGTAAGAGGAACATTAATAGCTCTCAGAAAAAATCAGGCTGAAAACATATTTGTTAAAGAAATAAAATGA
- a CDS encoding metal-dependent transcriptional regulator, whose protein sequence is MTTISKENYLKLIYIHTIDKNTGAATSRIAKRLSITNSAISGMAKKLAKEGLITYTKYKGMQLTKEGKKAALKVVRKHRLWESFLLEVLKIPWSEVHKEAELLEHNTSDSLIDKIDEYLGYPEIDPHGHPIPKKDGTLPKLPKLICMNQCEVGNIYELSQVDDTDERLIKYLSKIGLFINVPFEVSDIVSYDKSLIVKFSNKTVTISDKVARNIMVKPVKKAR, encoded by the coding sequence ATGACTACAATTTCAAAAGAAAACTATTTGAAACTTATTTATATACATACCATAGATAAAAATACTGGTGCTGCTACCTCAAGAATTGCTAAAAGATTATCAATTACAAATTCTGCTATTAGCGGAATGGCAAAAAAATTAGCTAAAGAAGGTTTGATTACATATACTAAATACAAAGGAATGCAACTAACAAAAGAGGGTAAAAAAGCAGCATTAAAAGTTGTCAGAAAACATAGATTATGGGAGTCATTTTTATTAGAGGTATTAAAAATACCCTGGAGTGAAGTACATAAAGAAGCAGAACTACTCGAACACAATACTTCTGATTCTTTAATTGATAAAATTGATGAATACTTGGGTTATCCAGAAATAGATCCACATGGTCATCCTATTCCTAAAAAGGATGGAACATTACCAAAGCTTCCAAAATTAATTTGTATGAATCAATGTGAAGTTGGTAATATTTATGAATTATCACAAGTTGATGATACTGATGAACGACTTATAAAATATCTATCGAAAATAGGACTTTTTATAAATGTACCATTTGAGGTTTCCGATATAGTATCGTATGATAAGTCTTTAATCGTTAAGTTTTCAAACAAGACAGTTACGATCAGTGATAAAGTGGCAAGAAATATAATGGTTAAACCAGTTAAGAAGGCGAGGTGA